GGCCGTTGCCTTCGGTGAAGCGCTGCAGCCGGAGTTCAAGGACTACGCCGCACAGGTCGTCAAGAACGCCAAGGCACTGGCCGAAACCCTGATCGAAGGCGGTCTGGATGTCGTTTCCGGCGGCACGGACAACCACCTGATGCTGGTCGACCTTCGCAAGAAGAACGCCACCGGCAAGCGTGCGGAAGCAGCCCTGGGCCGCGCTTACATCACTTGCAACAAGAACGGCATTCCTTTCGATCCGGAAAAGCCCTTCGTCACCTCCGGTGTCCGTCTTGGCACGCCGGCCGGCACGACGCGCGGTTTCAAGGAAGCGGAATTCCGCGAAATCGGCAAGCTGATCGTCGAGGTTCTCGACGGCTTGAAGGTTGCCAATTCGGACGAGGGCAACGCCTCCGTCGAAGCTGCGGTACGTGAAAAGGTCGTCGGCCTGACCGACCGTTTCCCGATGTACCCGTACATGTAAGGAAAAAAGACGATGCGCTGCCCATTTTGCGGTTCCGAAGACACACAGGTCAAGGACTCGCGTCCGGCGGAGGACAACACCTCCATCCGCCGGCGGCGCATCTGCCCCGATTGCGGCGGCCGCTTCACGACCTATGAGCGCGTGCAACTGCGCGAGCTGATGGTCATCAAGAAAAGCGGCCGCAAGCTGCCCTTCGACCGGGAAAAGCTGGTGCGATCCTTCGAGATCGCGCTGCGCAAGCGCCCGGTTGACCGCGACCGGATCGAGCGGGCCGTGTCAGGCATTGCCCGTCGTCTCGAAAGCTCCGGCGAGACGGAAATTCCCTCGGAAGAAATCGGCCTGCAGGTTCTCGAAGCGCTGAAAAGCCTCGATGACGTGGCCTTCGTGCGTTATGCCTCGGTCTATCGCGATTTCAGCCATGCCGAGGATTTTGAAAACGTGATTGCCGAAATCAACGCCAAGATCGCCCGCGACACGGACGCCGGAGTCTAGCCGTGACGAGCCGTGCCGATGACGAAAGGTTCATGGCCCGCGCCATCGAGGTTTCGCTTCGCCACCAGGGCCAGACGCTGACCAACCCCTCGGTCGGCTGTGTTCTCGTCAAGGACGGGAAAATCATCGCCGAAGCGGTGACTGCCATCGGCGGTCGCCCCCATGCCGAACGTCAGGCGCTGGAAATCGCCGGCGAGGCGGCCCGTGGTGCTACCGCCTATGTGACGCTCGAACCATGCTCGCACTGGGGCAAGACCCCGCCATGCGCCAATGCCCTGGTGGAATACGGCGTCGCCCGTGTCGTGGTGGCGGTGGATGATCCGGATGAGCGTGTTTCCGGCCGTGGTTATACGATTTTGCGCGATGCCGGCATTGTCGTGGAAACCGGCCTGCTGCGTGATGAGGGTAAGAGGGCGCTTGCCGGTTACCTCACACGCCAGATGAAAAAACGCCCGCATGTGATTCTGAAGCTTGCCGTTTCCGCCGATGGCATGATCGGCAGGAAAGGCGAGGGGCAGGTGGCGATCACCGGTCCCGAGGCTCGCCATGCCGTGCATGAGCTGCGGGCGCGTTGCGATTGTATTCTCGTCGGCATCAGGACCGCGATTGCGGATGACCCGGAACTGACGGTGCGGATCGCCGGCATGGAGCAGCGCTCGCCGGTGCGCATCGTGCTGGATCGGCAGTTTGAATTGCCGCTGACGTCGAAGCTGGTGCGGAGTGCGCGGGAGGTTCCGGTGGTGGTTGCCGCTTTACCCCCCTCTGCCCTCGGCGGAGCGCCGTCTAGTCTGCTTTCCAACGAAGGCGAATGGGAAACCGGGAAAAAATTTGCGCGAGCGGCTAGCCCCTTGCCGATCTCCCCCCTTGAGGGGGAGATGCCCGGCAGGGCAGAGGGGGGTAACCGCGAGTCAAAGCGCCAACTCCTCACCAACGCTGGCGTCCAGATCCTCGAAGCCACAACCCTCGAGAACCTCCTCCACATCCTTGCCGATAGCGGCATGTCGGAACTTCTGGTCGAAGGCGGTGCCTTTGCCGCAAAATCATTCCTTGAAGCCGGGCTGGTGGACCGTATCATGCTGTTTGAAAGCCCTGTCGTGATCGGTGAGGGCGGCATTGAAACGCCGCTCCGCCGTGCCGATATCACGGGCGATTATGCTTTGGTCAGTGAAACCGCCTATGGGCCGGATCGCTGCTTCGATTATGAAAGGCCGATTTGATGTTTACCGGAATTGTCACCGACGTTGGAACCGTTTCCGAGCTGGAAGCCCTGGCTGAAGGCATTCGTCTGCGGGTGGCGACCAACTACGATCCCAAGACCATCGATATGGGCGCATCCATCTCCCATGGTGGCATTTGCCTGACGGTGACGAGGCTGCCGGAAGACGGCAGCAACGAGCGCTGGTATGAGGTCGAGGCCTGGGAAGAAGCGTTGCGCCTGACGACGATTGCCGGCTGGAAACAGGGCACCCATGTCAATCTGGAGCGGGCGCTGAAGATCGGCGACGAGCTTGGCGGTCACATCGTCTCCGGGCATGTCGATGGCAAGGCGGAAATCCTGGCCGTGGAGCCGGAAGGCGAAGCGGTACGTATCCGCCTGCGCGCGCCGGAGCATCTGGCGAAATTCGTGGCGCCCAAGGGTTCCGTGGCGCTCGACGGCACCTCGCTGACCGTCAATGCCGTCGAAGGCACGGATTTCGACGTGCTGCTCATCCGCCACACGCTCACTGTGACGACGTGGGGCGAGCGCCAGCCCGGCGACTTCGTCAATTTCGAAGTCGATACGATGGCGCGCTATGCCGCACGGCTTGCGGAATTTCCTTCGGCGTAAGCTGGGGAGGCTCGGCGCTTTATTATGTTCGCGGACTCTTCCTTCTCCCGTCATTCCGGCCTTGAGCCGGAATCCAGTCAGCCCAAGTCCTTGGGCTGAGAAGACTCCTTTCGCCGCACAGACGCGCGTCGGCTGGATGCCGGATCAAGTCCGGCATGACGGAGGAGGAGCAGCGAGTTTGATCGTGATCGGTGTTGGTCGCCGCCACACTTCCGGTCAAACCGGAAAGATTGTAAAGACGTCGTTCGGCCGTTCGAGATCGACTGCGCGCCAAACAGGGTAGGGAACATACATCATGCCGTCTTTTGAACTGCTGACAGCCTTTTTCATAACCACCGCCCTGTTTGCCTATATTCCCGGTCCGGCCATGCTTTACGCGGCGGCACAGACCATGGCGCGGGGTCGGTTTGCCGGGCTGATGGCGGTACTCGGCATCCATGTCGGCTGCTATTTTCATATCTTCGCCGCTGCGGCCGGTCTCTCCGTGCTGTTTCAGGCGGTGCCATGGCTTTACCTCGCGGTGAAGCTGTGCGGCGCGCTTTATCTTATATGGCTGGGTTTCTCGATGCTGCGCAGCAAGCTGGAAGGCGAGGCGGTCAATCTGACCATCGAGCCGAAATCGGCGCGTCGGGCTTTCATCGACAGTATCATCGTTGATGTCCTCAATCCGAAGACGGCGCTGTTCTTTCTGGCCTTCCTGCCGCAATTTGTCGATCCGGCGGCTGCTTTCCCGGTCTGGCTGCAGTTCCTGATCCTTGGCATCGCCGTCAATTTCATTTTCTCCTCCGCCGATCTCGTCGGCGTGCTTCTGGCGGGTGCGATGGTCGGGCGTCTGAAGCGGTCGAGCGCCGTGCAGGCTCTGGCCCGGCGCGCCGCCGGAACGGTGCTGATGGGGCTTGGCGTGCATCTGGCTTTCCAGAAAAGCTGATTTTTCAGCCGCGCCGCAGAGACATCAAGCCTTGCGGGATACCCCGCAAACGGGCCATGCTGCGTGGGCGATGCATGAAAATACTTGCCAAGAACGGCCAGCCGTGGTTTGACCGCCGCAAAAGCCGGTATGATCCGGCGTAAAGCTTTTCGGGAAAATCCCCAGGAACCCTCACATGTCCAAACCCCATCTTCTTATCGTGGAAGCACGTTTTTACGACGATATGGCGGATGCCCTTCTCGAAGGCGCGAAGTTCGCGCTTGATGAGGCCGGCGCCACCTATGACGTCATCACCGTTCCCGGCGCGCTGGAAATTCCCGCCGCCATCGCCATGGCGCTTGATGGCGCCGACAATGACGGCACGGAATATGACGGCTTCGTCGCACTCGGCATGGTCATTCGCGGCGAGACCTACCACTTCGATATCGTCTCCAACGAATCCTCCCGCGCCCTGATGGATCTTGCCGTCAGCGAATCGCTGCCGATCGGCAACGGCATCCTCACCGTTGAAAATGACGAGCAGGCCTGGGCGCGCGTGCGCCGTTCCGACAAGGACAAGGGCGGTTTTGCCGCCCGTGCGGCGCTGACCATGATCGAGTTGAAGAAGAAACTGGGTGGCTGAGCGCATGTCGAATGTTGATAATGGCGGCGAACCGCGCCAGCCTTCGGTAAAGCCGGCCAACCAGCGCGGCGCGGCCCGCCTTGCGGCCGTGCAGGCGCTTTACCAGATGGATGTCGGCGGCACCGGCGTGATGGAAGTGGTGGCCGAATATGAGGCGCACCGTCTCGGTCAGGAAGTCGATGGCGATACCTATCTGAAGGCCGATCCGTCGTGGTTCCGCTCCATCGTCTCCGGCGTCGTCCGTGACCAGACGAAGATCGACCCCCTGGTGCGTTCCGCCCTTCTGGAAGACTGGCCGCTCTCACGTCTCGATGCCACCGTGCGCGCCATTCTTCGCGCCGGTACCTTCGAGATCCTCGAGCGCAATGACGTGCCGGTCGCCGTCATCGTCACGGAATATGTTGAAATCGCCCGTGCTTTCTTCGAACACGACGAGCCGAAGCTGGTGAATGCGGTGCTTGACCGCATCGCCAAGCAGGTGCGCGGCGAGGCAAAACGCTAAAATACATTATGTGAGGAAGACATGAGCGCCGTTTCCGTCCCCGGACTTGAAGTTCAACTGGGCGAGGCCAAGCGCAACGTCTTCCTCCTCACCATGGCGCAGGCGATCATGGGGTCGGCCGCGCCCTTAAGCTTTTCGGTCGGCGCGCTTGCCGGTTATCAGCTGCTCGGCGCCGACAAGTCGCTGGCAACCGCGCCGCTCACCGGCTTCAATATCGGCGTGGCGCTCGGCGCCATCTGCGTTGCGGCGGCATCCCGTTTCCTCGGCCGCAAGGCCGGTTTCATGGTCGGCGCGCTGATGTGCTCGATCGGCGGTGGCATCGCCGCAGTCGCGCTCTTCCGCACGGATTTCTGGCTGTTTGCCGTCGGTCTGCTGCTGATCGGTATCTCAGGCGGCTTCACGCAAAAAATCCGTTTCGCCGCAGCCGACGCATCGCCATCCTTTTACAAGCCGAAGGCTATTTCCTGGATTCTGGCAGGCGGCATCATTTCGGCCATCGTCGGGCCGCAACTGGCTATCCTCGGCAAGGATCTGCTCGCACCGGTCACTTTTGCCGGCGCATTCATCGCACTGGTGCCGCTCGGCCTTGTCTCGATCGCCATTCTGGCATTCCTGAAATTGCCCGACCCGAAGGCCGCATCCACCCATACGGAGGCTGCGCGTCCGCTGTCGGAAATCGTCCGCACCCAGCGTTTCATCACCGGCATGGTCTGCGGTATCGGTTCTTATGCGCTGATGACCTTCATGATGACCGGTGCGCCGCTTGCCATGGTCGTCGGCTGCGGTTTCCCCACAGAACTCGCCACGCTCGGCATCCAGTGGCACGTTCTGGCCATGTTCGCGCCGAGCTTCTTCACCGGCATGCTGATTTCCCGATTCGGTGCGGAAAAAATCGTTGCATTCGGCCTCATCGTGCTGATGGCCTGCGCCGTCATCGCCCATATGGGCATCGAATTGTGGAACTTCTGGGCCGCACTCATCCTGCTCGGGCTTGGCTGGAATTTCGGCTTCATCGGCGCAACCGCCATCATCACGTCAAGCTATCGCCCGCATGAGGCGGACAAGGTGCAGGGCTTCCACGATATCGTGCTGTTCGGCACGGTAGCGCTGTCATCCTTCTCTTCCGGCAAGGTGTTTACGGCATGGGGCTGGTCGGTGATGAACCTTGTCATCTGGCCGGTTGCGGGGCTTTGCCTGCTGCTCGTCCTCTCGCTGCTGCTGAGGCAGCGCAAAACCGCCGCGTAAGGTCGCGCTCCTTCTCTACCCCTTTCATGTTTCAGGCAAATTTGTGGGCTTGACGCCGCACCTTTCGCCAACGCAATCTTGCCGCGCAGGTCGTTTTTCCTTGGGAGGGGAATAAACGACCCCGACAGGACCTGGTGCGCGTGTGAACGCCCATGTCCTTGCACATGGTTCGCCGCGCCGGGGAGGGAGTGAGACCCGGCCTTTTGGGAGGTAAGTGCGCATGACCGTAATACCGTTAGTGATTTTATGTGGGGTCCTGTCCGTGGTGTACGCGGTGTGGACGACCAAGAGCGTTCTCGATGCCGATCAGGGCAACGAGCGTATGCGTGAAATAGCAGGTTTTATCCGTGAAGGTGCGCAGGCTTATCTCACCCGTCAATATCTCACCATCGCCATCGTCGGATTGATCGTTGCCGTTCTTGCCTGGTATCTGCTGTCGGCCATCGCGGCCATCGGTTTCGTTATCGGCGCGGTGCTGTCCGGCGTTGCCGGTTTCGTCGGCATGCATGTTTCCGTGCGCGCCAATCTGCGCACCGCGCAGGCCGCATCCCACAGCCTTGGCGCGGGCCTTGATATCGCCTTCAAGTCGGGCGCCATTACAGGCATGCTGGTTGCCGGCCTCGCGCTGCTTGGCGTTTCCATCTATTATTACATCCTGACCTCGGTCCTTGGCCATCCGCCCGGATCGCGTGCGGTTATCGATGCGCTGGTGTCGCTCGGCTTCGGCGCGTCGCTGATTTCGATCTTCGCCCGTCTCGGAGGCGGCATCTTCACCAAGGGCGCCGATGTCGGCGGTGACCTCGTCGGCAAAGTCGAGGCCGGCATTCCGGAGGATGACCCGCGCAACCCGGCAACCATTGCCGACAATGTCGGTGATAATGTCGGCGATTGCGCCGGCATGGCGGCCGACCTGTTCGAGACCTATGCCGTCTCCGTTGTTGCGACGATGGTTCTCGCCGCGATCTTCTTTGCCGGAACGCCGATCCTGGAAAGCGCCATGGTCTATCCGCTGGCGATCTGCGGCGCCTGCATCCTGACTTCGATTGCCGGTACCTTCTTCGTCAAGCTTGGCACCAACAATTCCATCATGGGCGCCCTCTATAAGGGGCTTATCGCCACTGGCATCTTCTCGGTCGCCGGTCTTGCGGTCGCAACCTATGCAACGGTTGGCTGGGGAACGATAGGCACGGTCGCCGGAATGGAAATTACCGGCACCAACCTCTTCCTTTGCGGGCTGGTCGGCCTGGTTGTCACGGCGCTGATCGTCGTCATCACCGAATATTATACCGGCACCAATAAGCGCCCGGTCAACTCCATCGCCCAGGCATCGGTCACCGGCCACGGCACCAATGTCATCCAGGGGCTTGCCGTCTCCCTGGAATCGACGGCGCTGCCGGCCATCGTCATCGTCGGTGGCATCATCGGCACCTACCAGCTCGGCGGCCTGTTCGGCACCGGCATCGCGGTCACCGCCATGCTTGGCCTTGCCGGCATGATCGTGGCGCTCGACGCTTTCGGCCCGGTCACGGACAATGCCGGCGGCATTGCCGAAATGGCCGGCCTTGATCCGGATGTGCGCAAGGCGACCGACGCGCTGGATGCAGTCGGCAACACCACCAAGGCGGTGACCAAGGGTTATGCCATCGGCTCTGCCGGCCTCGGCGCGCTGGTGCTGTTTGCCGCCTATGCCAATGACCTGTCCTATTTCGCCGCCAATGGCGATACCTATCCCTACTTCAAGGACATGGGCGAGATTTCCTTCAGCCTTGCCAATCCTTATGTCGTTGCTGGTCTGCTGTTCGGTGGCCTTATCCCCTACCTCTTCGGCGGCATCGCCATGACGGCGGTGGGCAAGGCGGCAGGTGCCATCGTTGAGGAGGTACGTCGTCAGTTCCGCGAAAAACCCGGCATCATGGCGGGCACGGAAAAGCCTGACTACGGCAGGGCGGTCGATCTGCTGACGAAAGCGGCGATCCGGGAAATGATCATCCCGTCGCTTCTGCCGGTTCTCGCCCCTCTCGTCGTTTATTTTGGCGTGCTGCTGATCTCGGGCTCCAAGGCGTCAGCCTTTGCCGCACTCGGGGCATCGCTGCTCGGCGTCATCATCAACGGCCTGTTCGTGGCGATTTCCATGACATCGGGCGGCGGCGCATGGGACAACGCCAAGAAGAGCTTCGAGGATGGTTTCATCGACAAGGACGGCGTGCGCCACGTCAAGGGTTCGGACGCCCACAAGGCGTCGGTGACGGGTGATACCGTCGGCGACCCCTATAAGGACACCGCCGGCCCCGCCGTCAATCCAGCCATCAAGATCACCAATATCGTGGCGCTGCTGCTGCTGGCAATTCTTGCCCACTGAAAGCTTGATGCCTGACAAACGAAAAAGGCCCGGGGAGCAATCCTCGGGCCTTTGATTTTTGCGAATTCTTTTGCCTGCCGGTCAGGGCGTGTTGTTGCCCTGGCCGAGAATGCTCTTGGCGATGTTGGCGCCCGAGGTGCCGCCGGAGAGCAGCTGCTGCAGGAAGGTGAGATCCTTGCCGCCCGTCGGGGTGGTGCGCGAAATCGTGTCGAAGACCTTGCCGTCCTGCAGCGCGTAATTTGCCTTGCGCTCGATCACGCCGTCCTTGTTGAAATAGATGGCGAGAATGTTCTGCTCGACTAGCGTCGGCTTCATGAAGGCGGCGCGGCGCACGCGCTTCTGCGAGATGTAATAGAACACCTCGTTGCCGAAGGTCGCAGTGGTGGAGGGCGTGCCCATGGTCAGCAGAACCTGTTCGCGGCTGGAGCCTTCCGGGATCAGCTGGAGCGACTGCTCGTCCATGACGTAGCCGTTGTGGAACACGTCGGTGGTGCTGGTGCAGGCGGAAAGCAGGCCGGATGCGAGCACGATTGCGATGGCCGTCTTGCTCAGAATTTTGCCGTGACTTGCGGATTTCTGCTTGCTCAACTGCTTTTCCCCGACTGCGATCATGAATGGCACCTTCCGGCATTGCGTGGTGCACAGTGTCTGTGCACATGATTGTGTCAATCCGGGGACGGAAAATCCCGATCACCCCCCAAATTCAATGCTTTCCCGGTCTTTTGGAACTCCTCCGGTTCTCTTCGACTGTTTCAGCCGAAAGACGAACGTGACCGCGACAGCATTGCAATTCGTGGATGCTTCGGTAAACCAGCTTTGACGATCATGCAACAAGTGCGAGGGGCGGTAAGTGAATTCACCGGTCACGTTCGGAAAAAAACGATGATATTCGGGCTGTTCAAGAAGAAAAACAACAATCGCGCCATAGTAGACCGGCAATATGAGACCTTGACGGCGGCCGCCCGCACGCCCGGTTTTTATCTCGATCTCGGCGTTCCCGATACCGTGATGGGCCGTTTCGAGATGCTGTCGGTCATCATGATTCTCTATTTCCGTCGCACCAAGTCCTCCGGGGTTAGCGGTCAGGAGATCGCGCAGGAGATCGTTGACGCCTTTTTTCAGGATATCGATCATTCCATTCGTGAACTCGGTATCGGTGACCAGGGCGTGCCGAAACGCATGAAGAAATTCGCCGGCATGTTTTACGGACGGCTCGAATCCTATGCGGCGGCGCTGGACGCATCCGACCCCGTTGCCCTTGCCGCAGCGCTTCGGCGCAATATATATCCGCAGGCAGACGAGACGGCGCCGGCGCTGGACGGGCTGGCGGGCTGGATGATGGAAGCCTCTTCGGCCCTTTCCGCCGTCTCCGAAGAAACAATAGCAACCGGAAGCCTGACGCTGCCCTTGCCTGGACGATGAGGTTCACCATGAACACGCGACACGCCGCAAATGACGACCTGCCTTTTTCCTATCCCGTAAAGGTAGGCCATATTTCCGCCAATCCCGTCAGGATTGGTCTGGAAGCCAACGCCGAGGAGCTGAAGGCGCTGGCGAAATTCTGGAATGTGGTTTCTGTCGAATATCTGAAGGCGGAATTGCAGGTTACCCGTTGGAAGAAGGACGGCGTGAAGATCAAGGGCGAGGTGCATGCGGCCGTGACCCAGTCCTGCGTCGTGACGCTGGAGCCGGTCACGAGCAAGATCGACGAGCCTGTTGAGCATATTTTTGTGCCGGAGGGATCGAAGCTGGCGCGGATGGTCACCAATGAGGAAGGCGAGATCGTACTCGACCCCGATGGTCCTGACATCCCCGACCAGTTCACCGGCGACAGCATCGATGTCGGCGCTGCGGTTGCCGAATTCGCTGCCCTGGCGATCGACCCCTATCCGCGCAAGCCGGATGCGGAATTTCCAGAAACCGCAGACAAGGAGCCGGAAGAAGAAAAGCGCCCGTCGCCTTTCGCCGCGTTAAAAGATTGGAAAAAAGACTGAATGGCCCGGTTGGGCTGAAATAATTTTATTGTAACAAAAGCCGGAAAAGGTATTTTCGCGCAAAATCCGCTTGAGTGGCGGCAAAAAGGATAAGGGACGAGTGATCAGAATTGCAATTGACGTCATGGGTGGCGATTTCGGCCCAGATGTTGCCATACCCGGTGCCGCCAAGGCGCTTGAACGGCACAACGATGTAACTTTTCTGCTCTACGGGCAGAAGAGCAAATGCGACCCCATTCTGGCACAATATCCCGCACTTCGGGAAAAGTCGGTCTTTCACGATTGTGAAGTCTCGGTCAGCATGGACGAAAAGCCGAGCCAGGCGCTTCGTCGCGGCCGCTACGTCTCCAGCATGTGGCGCGCCATCGAGGCCGTGAAGCTCGGCGAGGCGGATGTCGTCGTCTCCGCCGGCAATACCGGCGCGCTGATGGCCATGGCCAAATTCTGTTTGCGCACCATGGCGCGCGTGGAACGTCCGGCCATCGCCGGCATCTGGCCGACTTTGAAGGGTGAGAGCATCGTTCTCGATGTCGGCGCAACGATCGGTGCCGATTCCCAGCAATTGCTGGATTTCGCCCTGATGGGTGGTGCCATGGCGCGTGCGCTGTTCGATATCGACCGCCCGACCGTCGGCCTGCTGAATGTCGGCGTCGAGGAGGTCAAGGGTCAGGAAGAGGTGCGTGAGGCCGGGCGGCTGATCCGCGAGGCTGACCTCGGTACCATCGACTATCGCGGTTTCGTCGAAGGCGACGATATCGGCAAGGGTACCGTGGATGTGGTGGTGACCGAAGGTTTCACCGGCAATATCGCGCTCAAGGCCGCCGAAGGGACGGCACGCCAGATCACCACGCTGCTGCGTGAGGCGATTTCCCGCAGCTTCTTTGCGAAGATCGGTTATGTCCTGGCGAAAAGCGCCTTTGACGTGCTCAGGGAAAAGATGGACCCGCGCAAGGTCAATGGTGGCGTGTTTCTCGGCCTGAACGGCATTGTCATCAAGAGCCATGGCGGCACTGATGCCATCGGTTTTGCCTCCGCCGTGGATGTTGGCTACGACATGGTTCACAATGGCCTGACGGCCAAGATTGAAAATGATCTGAAAATTTACCACGCAAGACGGCTTCCGCCCCCGGCGCCCGAAGCTCTCGTGGCTGACGAGGAATAAGGGAATGATCCGCTCTATAGTCCGTGGTTTCGGGGCAGCGCTTCCGAAGCGTGTCATGACCAACAGCGAAATCGAAGGTGTCGTCGAGACATCCGACGAATGGATCGTGCAGCGCACCGGTATCCGGCAGCGCTATATCGCCGGCGAAGGCGAAACGACCGCTTCGCTCGGCGAAGCTGCGGCCCGTGCCGCGCTCGACAATGCCGGCCTGACCCCTGATGATATCGACCTCATCATTCTGGCGACCTCCACTCCGGACAACACCTTTCCGGCAACGGCGGTGAACATCCAGAATCGTCTCGGCATGACCCATGGTTTCGCCTTCGACATGCAGGCCGTCTGTTCCGGTTTCGTCTATGCCGTCTCGACCGCCGATCTTTATATTCGCGGTGGCATGGCCAAGCGCGTTCTGGTCATCGGCTCTGAAACATTCTCGCGCATTCTCGACTGGAAAGACCGCACCACCTGCGTTCTGTTCGGCGATGGCGCCGGCGCGCTTGTTCTGGAAGCTGGCGAAGGCGAGGGGACCTCTGACGATCGCGGCATCCTGACCGCGCAGCTGCGGTCCGACGGTTCGCACAAGGAAAAGCTTTATGTCGATGGCGGACCTTCCACGACAGGCACTGTCGGCCATCTGCGCATGGAAGGCCGCGAAGTATTCAAGCATGCCGTCGGCATGATCACCGACGTCATCGAGCAGGCTTTCGAAGCAACTGGCACGACGGCTGATGATCTCGACTGGCTCGTGCCGCATCAGGCCAACAAGCGCATCATCGACGGATCGGCGAAGAAGCTCAACATCGATCCGGAAAAGGTTGTCATCACCGTCGACAAGCATGGCAACACCTCGGCCGCATCCATTCCGCTGGCGCTGGCCGTTGCGGCAAGCGACGGTCGCATCAAGAAGGGCGATCTGGTCATGCTGGAGGCCATGGGCGGCGGTTTCACCTGGGGTGCGGTGCTGCTGCGCTGGTAACGGTAAATTCATTGCGCGGGCAGGCGTTGACGCGAAATCGGTTGTGTTTTTCGCAGTCGAGGCCTGATCCGTTGCGCCTGAGCACCCTGTCGTTGCGGCAAATCTGCACCAAGCGCCCTAAGCCCTTGCACTGATTGCCGAAAGCCTCAAATGAATCTGGAACAATCCCTTGACCGGTCGCCACAAGGGAAATAATCT
The Agrobacterium cucumeris DNA segment above includes these coding regions:
- a CDS encoding ubiquinol-cytochrome C chaperone family protein, producing the protein MIFGLFKKKNNNRAIVDRQYETLTAAARTPGFYLDLGVPDTVMGRFEMLSVIMILYFRRTKSSGVSGQEIAQEIVDAFFQDIDHSIRELGIGDQGVPKRMKKFAGMFYGRLESYAAALDASDPVALAAALRRNIYPQADETAPALDGLAGWMMEASSALSAVSEETIATGSLTLPLPGR
- a CDS encoding YceD family protein, with amino-acid sequence MNTRHAANDDLPFSYPVKVGHISANPVRIGLEANAEELKALAKFWNVVSVEYLKAELQVTRWKKDGVKIKGEVHAAVTQSCVVTLEPVTSKIDEPVEHIFVPEGSKLARMVTNEEGEIVLDPDGPDIPDQFTGDSIDVGAAVAEFAALAIDPYPRKPDAEFPETADKEPEEEKRPSPFAALKDWKKD
- the plsX gene encoding phosphate acyltransferase PlsX, giving the protein MIRIAIDVMGGDFGPDVAIPGAAKALERHNDVTFLLYGQKSKCDPILAQYPALREKSVFHDCEVSVSMDEKPSQALRRGRYVSSMWRAIEAVKLGEADVVVSAGNTGALMAMAKFCLRTMARVERPAIAGIWPTLKGESIVLDVGATIGADSQQLLDFALMGGAMARALFDIDRPTVGLLNVGVEEVKGQEEVREAGRLIREADLGTIDYRGFVEGDDIGKGTVDVVVTEGFTGNIALKAAEGTARQITTLLREAISRSFFAKIGYVLAKSAFDVLREKMDPRKVNGGVFLGLNGIVIKSHGGTDAIGFASAVDVGYDMVHNGLTAKIENDLKIYHARRLPPPAPEALVADEE
- a CDS encoding beta-ketoacyl-ACP synthase III, which produces MIRSIVRGFGAALPKRVMTNSEIEGVVETSDEWIVQRTGIRQRYIAGEGETTASLGEAAARAALDNAGLTPDDIDLIILATSTPDNTFPATAVNIQNRLGMTHGFAFDMQAVCSGFVYAVSTADLYIRGGMAKRVLVIGSETFSRILDWKDRTTCVLFGDGAGALVLEAGEGEGTSDDRGILTAQLRSDGSHKEKLYVDGGPSTTGTVGHLRMEGREVFKHAVGMITDVIEQAFEATGTTADDLDWLVPHQANKRIIDGSAKKLNIDPEKVVITVDKHGNTSAASIPLALAVAASDGRIKKGDLVMLEAMGGGFTWGAVLLRW